Sequence from the Ostrea edulis chromosome 8, xbOstEdul1.1, whole genome shotgun sequence genome:
CCCCAAAGTGAATAATAATGAGATTGAGGTCCTCTTCTAATTGTCGCAGCAGCTGGAGTTTAGGAACCAACTGACTTAATGCCCCACAGTGAATAATAATGTGATTGGAGTCCTCTTCTAATTGTCGCAGCAGCTGGAGTTTAGGAACCAGCTGACTCGATATTATTCTCCATAGCCTTGGCACCATATATGTGTATTTGGAACATTATGGTTATGACTCCCTGTTCTTGATGCTAAAAACGCTCTCTTGATTATGAATGATCCAACTATCCAAACTTTATAATAGCCTAAATAtaaatcaaaggcctgaagggccATAATGGCTTACGGGTTTGATATGGATGTAAAATGTAGGGAAAATATCCACATTTTACTCACCATAATGAAAttgcttttaaaatttgttcaacTAGATTTATTACCTAGTTTCAAAGCATAACAATAGTCAAACCAAGTACTTGGTGATTGTTTTAATCTCAGCATGTTACAACACTGGGTGGCAATGTCAAACTTTCAAATCATAGcatctttcatttcatattaaaGCAATATCAATTATAATCATTGGGTGTTTAAATGCACTTCATTTGTAACTTTTATTACATTCAAGTTACGAGTAAAGCAAGTGTAGCTATTCCTTTGCATAATATGTAGGACTTTTAAAAACTTTGGAGTTTACTATGAGGAGAAAATCAATTTAGCTTTGCTCCtatttcagaaaatgaaaaccaagctttcaatgtaaaatgttttattgaGCACTAATATACAAAGGTCAACTGATGTtgcatttttttcaatttgtagatattatattcatataaagaatacacaaTACCTAAAGTGTAATCAACAACAGTAAGCAGAAATAAAGCAAtatgatcaaaatatattgtTGTCAAGAAAAAGATTCCCCATATTCATATGGTCAGTGTATAGTTAAAAAATTCAACAGGTCCTTTCATagtaaatcaaatatatatgtGGCAAAAATGGGCAGGTATTTTTTATGACTATGATTGTATGATATATTGCCTGAGTATTCCAGTAAACTCTACAAAACAggaaaaaaacaacattaacaTAAAATACTGCTTAACATGTGCACCTGAGACAAAAATCTGGTCTTTTGTAGACATCTGTAAATATTGCAAAAAGTGTCCAAAAGGCATACTATCATCAACTACCAAAAAGAACATGagtaaactatataaaaaaaaagaaacaatgcAACAAATTACAGTCACACTTAAACAATCACAAATAATGTGGGTAGTTTGTATGAACAGGCCTGTTTACAAACACACCACGTAAATCAAATTATAACATGGGCAACTGCTTAAAAAAATGCATCcaagcaattttttttcaactaaAATGCAATGTAAACAAAGGTCTACAACTATATTCTATACATCAAACTAAGGATTCTACAACatgtaattctttaaaaatgatacacaATAAGTACAACACAGTGCACAAGTTTTCCTGAGTATTTAAGTAAACTGTATACAAAACAAGAGCCAATAACATACAAAACTGCTTAACATGTGCACCCAAGACAAAAGCATTTTGAAGATTCTGGCGAAAAATACAGTCAAAAAGAAGTCAAACAAAAGTGGATTACATACTACAAAGCACCAACCaatttttacacacacacacacacacagcataAGAACAAGATAAAGAACTAAAGACTTAATAATGTACATTTTAATATTCCAAAAAATCACCaaacaaatttctttttaatgaGCAGGCTAAGGTGCAAAACACCTGAGAAATCAAACAAGGGTCATATATGAACAGTTGCAATCTATATAGAATTTTAAATTAGGGAAATAACAAAACATGGAAACTGATTTGAGCAGAAATTCAAATGCCTTAATGGTCATGTGGAGAATGTTGTTTTCTTTCACTGTTGCTGTGGCAGACACTGGCAATTTCTTTGTTAGATTGTTCTCTACATCTACAGCTGCACAGCGTAGTGCACTGCCCAGGATTGCCTTTGTCACAAGATATTCTGGGTATTCCCCATCCTCGTCAGCTATGAGTTTGAAATGCAGGTTATCAGTCACTTCATACCCTATAAATTGAAGGGTTTTTGCAACTTCTGGAACCGTAGCGGTTCCAGAGGTTGCAAAAACCCTTCAATTTATAGcgtaaaatatgaatatactgaAATTgttcaatattgtttttaaaaaaaaatagataacaaatataacaacataattacaaatatttacatttgcaaataTTTTCCTTAGATGAACCTATTGAAAAGTAAATATGTGCAGTTCTGTATCAAACTGAAAGGTCAGAGGTCATAGCGTGACCAAATAACACAGCAAGATGACAACTTGCCTACATATTTTTGTCATAGTGGAAATGGTTTCGTATTTTCTAACTCGATAGCGATGACAGAGTTCGAGCAATAAAAATGTatggatattatttttttccataaaCAGAAAGGCAAAATGTAGTgttaaaacattcaaatcaatgaAGATTTTGCCTCAATCGTGGTAGAAACAGATTTTTCATCATTATACACTTGTACAACGACGTTTGTTAGTGTGATATGGCTCCCAACTGGTGTTTTCTGTTTTGTCAACTCCCTCCACAACGATACCTTGCAACTTCCTGAGTTGTCCTTAACTTTAATGGTCCTTATATGTGTGTCCTCAGCATCCACATGTACTGATCTTTCCATCTCCTCCTGTTTAAAAAATACGTTATCACATAATCCTATTGAAATGACAGGTGTATCTATTACATAAGTTAAATTACTGTACGATAGcaacaaagttgaaataaatgataaaatacttcaacctctttcaaatatatttatagAGCATATCAACTAaaatgatgcatgtatcaaaccaTTACTATTATACAATAAGGGTATTATTTATGTAGTAAAATAAATACTCACTGAAACAACCTGTCCCCTGAGAGTGACAAGCGTTTTCACTGGGGAAGTCTGCACACTTTTGATGTCCACCTTATCAGCAGGAGGTGGACAGGCAATTGCTTTCCCCTGCTTAATCAAGGACTCTGGGACTTCCAGGGGACCTGTCTTCAGGATTTTGCTACTGTTTGTAATAACAATGGATTTAGCACTGTCGTTCTTCATGATTACATTTAGCAACATGACGGTTGTTCCATCTTTAACGAGATTCAGTTTAGAGGTATCATACAGGACCCCTTTGACTGCCATTGTACTGTCTGCAAAGCCAATAACAACTGAATGGCGTTGTTCCCCACTAgcatttttagccgagttgcaacgaagttgaactcggctattggtttggtgatgcgggcgggttggcgggcgtcaacaatgataactccgaaagtttaaatccaaattaaatgaaactttgatatattgttgggtaccaggtaaggaagacccctattgattttggaaaaaacggtaaaaaaaaaatagaatggaaatttcagaaaaaattggtttccagatgataactcaCCAAGTTTACatccaaattaaatgataattgaaaatattgttatgtaccaggtaaggaagacccccattgattttggagaaaatgggtcaaaggtcaaggttacagtgaccgaaaatagatttaaaattccaaaaaaatttggtttcaagagaataacttgaaattttttgatttgaatcaaatgaaacttggatatattgttggataccagcaaagcatggcccctattgatttttggaaagaaaaaggtcaaggtcacagtaaccgaaaatagattgaaaacttcagacaaatatggtttctggacagtaactcgaaaagtttaaaactgaatcaaatgaaacttggttatattgttggattgCAGGTTAGGAAGACGCCcgattgattttggagaaaaaagtcaaggtcacagtcctgataaaatattgaaaattttagaaatatctggaTCTGCATGATAATTCTAAAACTTTAAATCCAAATCTTGTGTTGGTTAATTAAATGCCTTTACTATTTCCTTTGCAGGAGCTTATATAGACCAACTGTCTGGGAAGAGTCAAAGTATAGGTTAGATGTTATTTTGACGTTACTTCAGGATTAAGTTTTGGCGTAGAAGAAACGTCAAAATAACATCTAACCGGCTGAGACGGCATTTCATTGGACGACGAGTTTTTGTCCCGCCTGCATATAGATCTACTGATCACGTCGCCCCGCCCACAGTACTATCGATCGCATGACGTAACACCTGCCAGTAGTTGTACactttacacattttaaaattataccTGGACAAGATAAGATGGATTTTGACCTGGGCGATCTAGCTCTAGGGGGCGCTGTTTCAGGAAAACTATCCCCCACCAACATTAATTGCTGTCCCTTAAGCTGAAGAAGCAGAATCAAGATTTGCTAAACCTCTTACAGaagaagaaacaaaacaaacttttaGACCGAATTCCCAAGAAAACCAGGTCTAACACCAAATGGACAGTTTGCCTGTGGAATGATTGGGTAAATAACACATTAATTGCTGTCCCTAAAGCTGAAGATTTGCTAAACCTCTTACAGAAGAAGAAACAAAACACAAACTTTTAGACCGAATTCCCAAGAAAACCAGGTCTAACACCAAATGGACAGTTTGCCTGTGGAATGATTGGGTCAATTACCTATTATCACGCGCGGAAACTTACACCGAGCCCTATCCGTTAccactcgatttaaaaacagtgGATTTACCTATACTTAATTTTTGGATGAGCAAATTTATTGTAGAAATTAGAAGGAAGGATTCGACGCCTTATCCCCCGAACACTTTAACACAGATTGCAGTCGGGATTCAGCGATTTTTACGGGACGAAGTAGGACGCCCAGATATCAACTTTTTCCAAAAAAGCGACCCAACATTTGACTTATTCCGGAAAGCTATTGATGCCCGAATGAAAGATCTTGCTGCAAACGGCATTGGTGttcttaaggtattccatgtataatgaaaggataatgaacaattttgaaggatttagatcaacataaatgtttattgttaaataatgatgaaagtgaagcagatgaaattcacatgaatggtagatgattagaagctgacctttttgcacttaagactttttggaagagttgtctgcccttggtaaaaataagaaaaatctaattttctaaaaatgtgtgtggtcaatgattaattttatttcatattttcactaagaGAAAATGTTTgcaactttctaccaagagatttatatgaaaatataatttctttttcaaatattgtaataaaacatgcttttcccatatacttcaatgttaaattctatgtgaaataaatcaagcagtaaacaaaatattgaaaattcctatggtggattatttttatttgatgaacccttcaaaatgataccatgattacaaaaattccaccatctatttattagatatgaaatatggtcattatacatggaataccttaagaaACAAAAAGACCCTGCTTTATTATCAGACGAAGTAGAATTTTGGAATAAAGGTATTTTCAGTATGGATACAGGTCATGGATTATCGAATGCTGTTTTTTTTCCTACAATTGTAAAGGTCTAAAGGGCCGTTTTATAGAAAACCGCTAGAGGCAAAAAATGACTCAAAGTATCCACGATTTAAGCCCCAAAAAAATGTGTGTTTAGTGTCACCCGACCgaccctatttttttttaccccgACTCTAATTTTTTTATTGGAATATTAAAAATTATCCAGAAAATTTGTGTCTCTTAAAGACCCAACTAGTAAAGAAGTGCATGGGATAATGTCATCAATAGTAGTTGATAGAGTGCTTAAAACTATCAATATATCCAAAAATTACACAAATAATGATACACAAatagcaaaatgaaaaaaataattaaaaaaaaaccatctgATAGGATGACCCAATTTTTTTCTCAACATGTTACAgtaaacactttttttttttggaccaAGTAAAAAATCATCTTCAAGATATTACTATATTGGAGTATTAATATTTCTGTGATTAAAATACTCAATCACAGcaaaatataaacatatgaGGTATAATTACAAATACACTTCAAAATATAACAACCATGACTTATTGTCCACAACAGCAAATTAATCataaaaaatagcacttttctCAGTTGAAAGATTaccaataaaatattgattccTTCCTTCACATACTCCCAAGAAGAAAAGTAGTTAATCCTGAGAACTTGACAGTTAAAATAAACCCACTGAGGTATGATTACAAATACACttcaaaatataacaaacaTGACTTATTGTCCACAACAGTTATATTTAACTGCATGGCCTGGTTTCCTTGCAAGCATCTGTAATTTCCTAGGGTATAGTTTCTGGGTGCACATCGATACGTAAACCTCTCTAATCACTGTATCATTGTTATGTGTAAAAACTCGCACACATGACTTGACTGTTTTACAGTCTGCCAGCCCGTCTTCATTTGACACGCAAATTCCACATGTTGATGTAAGCTTCACAGGGAAAGCACCCGTTTTAATTAAAACCAAAGTGATGATTTCTAGTAACAGCATACACGGTATCGGTCGAACGTCCACCATGATGAAACAGTAGCCCTACTGCTCTAGTGTGAAAGTCCCGATATCCTAATCTCTGCATgtgcagaaaaaaaaattagcgCCTGACGTAGTCACATGACTAGGTACATACGGAACATTGAGTCCACAGTGCACAATGCATACCCTTATAgtttttaattaaaatgatGACAGATATTATGAAAAACACATAGcgcaaactctctctctctctctctctgttgtaTAACGTAAACCTTCATAGATTCAAAATGATGACAGATAGGTTGCGATTAAATAATGCCAATGACACAAATTACAaacttaattaatttttttattaatatgctCATAGTTCAACACAAGGGTGTCTTTTTTGCTCATAATGACCGATACATTAATTATGTTGTTCATTACAATGTGATGTTTCAATATGTAGTGAAGTGATTTCAATTATTACAGACACAAAATGGTTATCGTGAcctaaataaatattgaaaggtAAGATTTGATCGGTCAGTGCACCTGTCCCTTGCAGTGTAACTGACCTGTGAAAGTGTAACTGACCTGTGAAAATTGTAACTGACCTGTGAAAGAACAGATATTGCATTCTTTTAGATACCCTCTCCTTCACAAATTTCTACGCACCCAGTAACATAATCTGTTAATGTTATCTAGTGAGCTCTTTGAACCGTGGGAAATTCACTACATTGTATGTGTGGGTCTAATCACTGTAAATTTACATCAGTATTAAAACATTCTATACTATGATAACCTCCCAATTCTTGTAATTATTTTCAGTACCTATAGAGAAgaataaataataaatgaacacatttatataaatgaatgaataaataaataaatggatcAATAAGTatccaaaaaaatatttagcaaTCTTCTATGagtatttcatcattttcattccGGAAATTCTTCAGGCGCAGGTGTGTACAAATGATCgcggtctttttaaaaaagggtTATCGCGCCATTGATAGAAAGCAGAAACACGTGTGAATGAGACGCTTCTCCCCCGTTCTTTTGTTTTCTCATCCAATCTTTTTCCAACCCCCACAATTTTAGGCTACCCTCGGGTATAAAAGGAGGGATACATTTAGCATAACTTATTGCGCATTAACCCTCACACCGTGCCACAATTTATCTGAGATACCCATTTACCTTTAATTCTGAAGATAGCGACCATGGCTGAAGAATTCTTTAACTTTCAGTAAGTGtttaaagaaatttacatttcacatttactttatttaaaaaaatcaatatatgcacccaggggtgcataagccgagttgcatgggatacattgcaAAGTctggaatgatgtggcataactattttctttttgaattttaaatctatttttggtcactgtgacctttgacccattttctccaaaaccaataggggtcttccttacctggtatataacaatatctttaagtatcatttgattcggatttaaactttctgagttatcatccggaaaccaaatatttctgaaattttcattctatattcggtctctgtgaccttgacctttgaccttttttctcctaaatcaataggggtcttcctgaCTTAGTAcctaacaatatatcaaagtttcatttgattcggatttaaactttctgagttatcttccggaaaccaaatttttctgaaattttcattctatcttcggtcattgtgaccttgacctttgaacttttttctccaaaatcaataggggtcttccttacctagtacccaacaatatatcaaagtttcatttgattagattgtaaacttttcgagttatcatccggaaaccaattgttgacgcctaaccgcccgcccgcatcaccaaacaaATAGcagagttcaacttcgttgcaactcggctaaaaaataatgatgataaaCCAGTCTCTTTGAAGAATATATATGGAACTAACCTGATTGGGGGGAAAAGCATTTTCTTAATTTAACGTTGGTTGTATTTATAATAATTGAGAATATACCAtatatggttttttttaaacctgagttaagatttcattttaatatt
This genomic interval carries:
- the LOC130049384 gene encoding uncharacterized protein LOC130049384 is translated as SAKNASGEQRHSVVIGFADSTMAVKGVLYDTSKLNLVKDGTTVMLLNVIMKNDSAKSIVITNSSKILKTGPLEVPESLIKQGKAIACPPPADKVDIKSVQTSPVKTLVTLRGQVVSEEMERSVHVDAEDTHIRTIKVKDNSGSCKVSLWRELTKQKTPVGSHITLTNVVVQVYNDEKSVSTTIEAILGSALRCAAVDVENNLTKKLPVSATATVKENNILHMTIKSLLEYSGNISYNHSHKKYLPIFATYIFDLL